The following is a genomic window from Desulforhopalus sp..
CTACTCCAGGCGGGCCGCAAGCTTTCATTCAACTTGGGGGATCTCTTTCCCAACCTGAGCTATCCGGTCATTGAAAAGCTCGACAGGAGCTTGCTGGATTCGCTTTTTGAGGCCCAGCGCAAGTCGCCGCCGGATCGCATGGGCGACAACGCCACCAAGGATTTCATTCTCCGTCATGTGTTCGGCATTGCGGCCGAACTGATTGGGGGCGAGGTGGAGCTGCTTCGCGCCTTGCTGCGCCTGCACTACGGCAAACTCCAACTCCCGCTGATGCTGGCCGAGCGGCTTATCCAGGTTCTCAAAGGGCATGATGGATTCAAGGCTTGGCCGCTCTCTGAAATCGTTCCGGACGATGAGGCGTTCTTCGCCTTTTTGCAGGAACGCTGGCCGCTATTTCTTTCCAGGCTCGGCAGCGCTCATCAGGTACGGGAGGATTCGCCGGAATACGGCCTCAAGTATCCCGGCCCTGATCGCCTGCCGTTCGACCATCAGGACATCAAGGTCTACATCGACAACCTGTTCCTGGAGGGGAAACTCAGCCCTGTCGAGGCCAAAGGCATTGAAGTGGATGCCGGGTCCTGGGTCCGAAGCGGCATCGCCACCTCCGGCGTGGACGATGACGAGCTGCGGATCTCTCGCTTGTTTGGCCTTGTCGAGAAGGAACTGCCCACTGCGGAAGCGCGTTACTCGGACTGGACCGCCTTTGCGTTGAAATGGGCCGAACTCTCTTCGCTGGTTCATTGCGGCAACAGCACCGAGTATCAGACCCGGCTCAGGGAAATCGGCGATGCACTGAACGCGACCTTTGCCGCTTGGCTGGCCGACCACTACTCCAGTCTGATCAACTTGCCGCCGACCAATCCTGCCATGCTCCACCATGTGCCGCGCCGCCTGGCTCGGGATATCGAGGACTCCGGTAGCAGCCGTGCCGCGTTGATTGTGGTTGACGGCCTGGCCTTGGATCAGTGGGTAACCATTCGCCAGCTTCTGCAAAAGCAGGACGCCAATCTGGTCATGCGCGAATCCGCGACCTTCGCCTGGATTCCGACGCTGACCTCGGTATCGCGGCAATCGATCTTCTCGGGCAAGCCGCCACTCTATTTCCCGTCATCCATCAACTCGACCAACAGCGAAGAGAAACTCTGGAAACAATTCTGGGAAGGCCATGGTCTGTCCCGGCTGGATGTCGCTTACCAGCGAGGTCTTGGCGACGGCGATGCTGCGGGCGTCCTCGACTCCGCAATCCACCCCGGAAAGACCAAGGTGGTGGGGTTGGTCGTGGACAAGGTGGACAAGATCATGCACGGCATGCAACTCGGCTCGGCCGGGATGCACAACCAGATCAAGCAGTGGTGCCATGCAGGATTTCTTTCCGCGATGGTCGGCCAACTGCTGGATTACGGCTATGAGGTCTGGCTGACGGCCGATCACGGCAACATCCAATGCGACGGCAAAGGCCGCCCGTCTGAAGGTGTGATTGCCGAAACTCGCGGCGAGCGGGTTCGTGTTTATCCAACGCCGGAACTCCGCGCTCAGGTGGCTGGGGCCTTCCCGTTTGCCCACGAGTGGCAGCCGGTCGGATTGCCAGCAGATTATTTCCCCCTGGTGGCCGGTGGCCGCGACGCATTCGTGAACCCGGGAGATGCCATCGTAGGTCACGGCGGTGTAGCCATCGAAGAAGTTATCGTGCCCCTTGTGAAGTTTGAAAGAAGGACACGGTGATG
Proteins encoded in this region:
- the pglZ gene encoding BREX-3 system phosphatase PglZ, translated to MSSWRDAILNDFVPNVSKLTLVADPDCLLTEEKLALELRGRGFDLIEFSDPVEFRYAYESKYRSIWDRGEHTDLVVVLRLQDAELESLPYDLLQAGRKLSFNLGDLFPNLSYPVIEKLDRSLLDSLFEAQRKSPPDRMGDNATKDFILRHVFGIAAELIGGEVELLRALLRLHYGKLQLPLMLAERLIQVLKGHDGFKAWPLSEIVPDDEAFFAFLQERWPLFLSRLGSAHQVREDSPEYGLKYPGPDRLPFDHQDIKVYIDNLFLEGKLSPVEAKGIEVDAGSWVRSGIATSGVDDDELRISRLFGLVEKELPTAEARYSDWTAFALKWAELSSLVHCGNSTEYQTRLREIGDALNATFAAWLADHYSSLINLPPTNPAMLHHVPRRLARDIEDSGSSRAALIVVDGLALDQWVTIRQLLQKQDANLVMRESATFAWIPTLTSVSRQSIFSGKPPLYFPSSINSTNSEEKLWKQFWEGHGLSRLDVAYQRGLGDGDAAGVLDSAIHPGKTKVVGLVVDKVDKIMHGMQLGSAGMHNQIKQWCHAGFLSAMVGQLLDYGYEVWLTADHGNIQCDGKGRPSEGVIAETRGERVRVYPTPELRAQVAGAFPFAHEWQPVGLPADYFPLVAGGRDAFVNPGDAIVGHGGVAIEEVIVPLVKFERRTR